Part of the Paenibacillus sp. JNUCC32 genome is shown below.
TTATCCCCCTTGGCTGGTGAAATTCACCATGAATTTTGGTCCTTCAGTTTAATACTAAACGCAACCCATAAATTGTCAATCACTGAAATTGGGCTTTGGCATCGTCTTTGTCCCTTCCCGAATCCATTTTTAGTAGATATAGGTGATTATCGGTTCGTACAGAGCTGTTTTCGGTTATCGATTTGCGCAAACAGGCCTGCCCGGATTTGCTCCAAGTCAGGCCTGTGTATTTTAATGGTTTTCGTTTACATATTCTGGCGCTTCTCCTGTCACGCTTCCTCCCATAACCGCTTCAGATTGTCCAAACCCAATCGGGTTCCTTCCCTGCACTCCTCCATGCCCTCGAATTCCAGCGTAATATCCCCGTCATAACCGGATTCTTTAATGAGTCGAAGGATTCGCCGCACATCCAGATCCCCCTGCCCGAAGATGGAGCCTCGTAGGTAATTGCCATGGGAGGTTCTGAACCACTTCCCCCCGCCCGGATCCTGATCAAACGGACGATAATAGAAGTCTTTCACGTGGACGAGCGAGGCCAGCGGCAAATTGCGTTTCACGCCGACCAGCGGCTGCTCGTCAACGCATAGAAAGTTGCCGATATCCAAGGTCGTCTTGAAGTTCGGACGGTCGACTGCCTGCAGCACGCGCTGTACCCGGTCGCTTGCCTGCACGCTCACGCCATGGTTCTCGATTGTGGTCGTGATGCCGTAGCGGGCTGCGTAATCCGCGATTTGACGGCAGCCTTCCACGATCATGTCCAAATGGGTTTCCACGTAATCGATGCCCATCTTCTCCGGCGGCAGCGTGAACGCCGTTACGTCATGCCGCATATGCTTCATTCCCAGACGGTTGACCGTATCCACGTGGCGCTTGATCCGTTCGACCTCCGCATCGAAGTCGTCCCTGCTCTCCTGGACGAAATTAGCGGGCATGGAATAATTGGATAATGCGATGCCGGCTTCGGCCGCCCGCTCACGCACCGCGTCGGCAAGTCCGGGATTGTCCTCCAGCGTAAATCCATAGGGCACGATCTCCATGTGCTGTCCGCCGTTCTCCGCGATCCAATCCACCACATCCAGCACCGTCATCTCGCCTGCACGGATAGCCGGCAGCAAGCTGTAGGTGCTCACACCAACCCTCATTGCATGATTCCTCCTTTATTTGCTTCTTCCATCGTAAGCTTCCTGATAGATTTCCAGGTAGCGGGCTACATTCATGGCCTCCAGCTGCTTCACGTAGCCGTCCCAGTCTTTATCCAGATCGGCATCGCCAATCACGAAGCGTGCCATCATTTCATCCACGTAATCGTTGATCGTTTTGGACAGATCCGCTACCTCGGACGCCTGCTCGTTTGTCAAAAACAGCGGCGGAACGGTGCTGACATCGGTTGGTTTGTAAGGTTCGTATTTATTTTTCGTCTCGTTGTACAATACGACTTCCAGATCGTCGTCTCCTTTGGCAACGGCGCTCAGGCGGAAATCATTTGTCCGCAAACTCGGGCCGGTTTGTATCCAGGCAATATTTTGCACCGTACCGTATGATTTTAGCTCAGACCAGACCGCAGGCTCCCCGTTGATGCCGACCTCTCCGTCCTTCGCTTCCCTCCATTCCTGGTCCGGACGGCCATAGACGCTGCGCAGCGTATGCTCCCGTTCGTACAGGCCATCTGCCCAGCGCAGGGCAAGCTCAGGATGCTTGGCCTTTTTCGTGATGACGAATGCACCCGGGTTCAATCCGGTGGAATCGAGAGCCGCATAGCGAACGCCGTTCGGTCCTTTGAGCGGCGGCACCGTCTTATATTCCAACCATCTGCCGCTTTCGCCGAGGAGTTGGGTAAATATACCCTGGTGGCCGCCGGTTGAAGCACCCAGAATGACCGTATCGGGATTCTCCCCGATCTGGATCAGCTGATTGTCATCCTGCGTGAATGACTCCGGAGCGAGCAGTCCCTCGGCATACAGCTTGTTCATATACCGCAACCCTTCCCTCCACTCCGGTTTGTTGAAGGCGACGTCGAGCTTGTCGTCTTTTATGAATATATGCTTGTAACTTGAGCCGTAAACCGGATTATAAATGAAAGAATTCAACAGGAACGCATCGATGGAGGAGCTCCAGGATTTCGGTGAGATCGACAGCGGAATCTCATCTTGGATTCCGTTTCCGTTCGGGTCCTGTTCTTTGAAGGCCTTCAGCACCTCGTACAGCTCATCGGTGGTTTCCGGCATCTTCAGATTGAGTTTCTTCAGCCAAGGCTCATAAATCCACATTTTCTGGCTCATGGAGCAGTGATAGCATTCATTCACTTCCGGAAGCGCATAGATATTGCCGTCCAGCGCGGTAATCGTGGATTGGATTTCCGGATTATCCTGGAACAATTTCTTGGTGTTCGGCCCCTGCTTCTCGATCAAATCATTCAACGGGAGAAAGGCGCCCTGCGAGCCGTAAATCATCTGCTGCGCCGGCGATATGTTCAATCCCAGGATGACATCGGGATAGTCCTCGCTGGCAAGAACGAGATTCAGCTTCTCCTGCATGCTCTGCTCCGGAACGACCTCCCACTCGATGTGCACATTCGTTTTCTCTTCGTACCATTTGGTGAAATCGTTCGTTTCGAAATTCTCGACCAGCGGATTTCCCCGCACCATCACCTTCAAAGTGGTTTTCTCTTGAACCAGCGGATAGGTTCCCGGTTCGGATAATGCGATTGCCTCGGTACCCTTATTTTGTGCTTCATCCGCGCCTTTCGGGCCCTGAGACCCTGTACAGCCTGCAAGAAGGATACTGAATGCGGTGATAGCACCCATGATAACCCGCGTTCTTTTTCTCATAACGTCCCGCCCTCCTGAAATAATGGATGTATTATCCTTTTAACGAACCGATCATGACCCCTTTGACAAAAAACTTCTGCAGGAACGGATAAACGATCAGCAGTGGAACCGATGTCACCACGATCAGCGAATATTTCAGCAGCTCCCGCAGCCCTTGCCGGGCCGCCGCGGTTTTGGCGTCTCCGAGCATTTCGATATTGACCTCGTTCTGCACCAGAATATCGCGGAGCACCAGCTGCAGCGGGTACAAATCCGCGCTTTTTAAATAGATCATGGCGTTGAAATATTGGTTCCAGTGGCCGACGGCATAGAATAAAGCGATGACGGCCAGGATGGGACCCGAAAGCGGCAGCACGATGCGCCATAGGAACCGGAAATCCGTACATCCGTCCAGCTGTGATGCCTCCAGCAATTCTGTAGGGATTGTCGTCTGGAAGTAGGTCCGCATGATGATGACGTTCCACACCGACAGCGCGCCGGGAATGAGCATCGACCATACCGTGTCAATCATGCCGAGATCCTTCACCAGCAGATAGGTCGGTATCAGTC
Proteins encoded:
- a CDS encoding carbohydrate ABC transporter permease, with amino-acid sequence MQSPAMKESGSDRVFTVVNYVILSVFLIVVLYPLIYVVSASFSSSSAVLSGKVWLWPVEPTLEGYRAVFKNTMVAKGFMNTLFYTLAGTSINLILSVMAAYPLSRKDFRGRGLFMLLFVFTMLFNGGLIPTYLLVKDLGMIDTVWSMLIPGALSVWNVIIMRTYFQTTIPTELLEASQLDGCTDFRFLWRIVLPLSGPILAVIALFYAVGHWNQYFNAMIYLKSADLYPLQLVLRDILVQNEVNIEMLGDAKTAAARQGLRELLKYSLIVVTSVPLLIVYPFLQKFFVKGVMIGSLKG
- a CDS encoding sugar phosphate isomerase/epimerase family protein; translation: MRVGVSTYSLLPAIRAGEMTVLDVVDWIAENGGQHMEIVPYGFTLEDNPGLADAVRERAAEAGIALSNYSMPANFVQESRDDFDAEVERIKRHVDTVNRLGMKHMRHDVTAFTLPPEKMGIDYVETHLDMIVEGCRQIADYAARYGITTTIENHGVSVQASDRVQRVLQAVDRPNFKTTLDIGNFLCVDEQPLVGVKRNLPLASLVHVKDFYYRPFDQDPGGGKWFRTSHGNYLRGSIFGQGDLDVRRILRLIKESGYDGDITLEFEGMEECREGTRLGLDNLKRLWEEA
- a CDS encoding ABC transporter substrate-binding protein; this translates as MRKRTRVIMGAITAFSILLAGCTGSQGPKGADEAQNKGTEAIALSEPGTYPLVQEKTTLKVMVRGNPLVENFETNDFTKWYEEKTNVHIEWEVVPEQSMQEKLNLVLASEDYPDVILGLNISPAQQMIYGSQGAFLPLNDLIEKQGPNTKKLFQDNPEIQSTITALDGNIYALPEVNECYHCSMSQKMWIYEPWLKKLNLKMPETTDELYEVLKAFKEQDPNGNGIQDEIPLSISPKSWSSSIDAFLLNSFIYNPVYGSSYKHIFIKDDKLDVAFNKPEWREGLRYMNKLYAEGLLAPESFTQDDNQLIQIGENPDTVILGASTGGHQGIFTQLLGESGRWLEYKTVPPLKGPNGVRYAALDSTGLNPGAFVITKKAKHPELALRWADGLYEREHTLRSVYGRPDQEWREAKDGEVGINGEPAVWSELKSYGTVQNIAWIQTGPSLRTNDFRLSAVAKGDDDLEVVLYNETKNKYEPYKPTDVSTVPPLFLTNEQASEVADLSKTINDYVDEMMARFVIGDADLDKDWDGYVKQLEAMNVARYLEIYQEAYDGRSK